Within Hydractinia symbiolongicarpus strain clone_291-10 chromosome 11, HSymV2.1, whole genome shotgun sequence, the genomic segment GAAATAAGTGGTGAAACTTTCGTTATTTTGGTGTCCCTTTTTACAAGTCCCTAAATCTCACCTTTCTCACATGCCATGATATTACTCTGCTCTTCGtaatattttctattaaaaatttACCCTGCATCTCTAATCTTAAGTCCCACTTTTTCCGTATGCCACTTTTTCGTGATGTGGATTTTCATGGAACTTGATTATGAATTGCTTGTAAGCGGTTTAAGTTGTTTTAATTGCTATGTTTCGTGTATTTTACTCTCGTTATTGGGAATTCTTTTGCCATATTTGAGCGCATGCAGCTACTCCAACACACACTCCTGCGTTAACATTCCGGTAGGAGTCTACAACAGAACCTTTTTGCTACAATGGcttgtttaatttcttttattacaTGTTTGTTTTAGGTGACAAATATGATGGGTATTGAATGGATGAGGCGCCATCTTGGTGAAAAGTATAACCTTCATGTTTTGTCCTTCTCGCCTCCAGGTAGCATGCATATTGACGCAACAATTAACACAGTTAGAGAAGGCTTAGTGATCGTTAACCCTGACAGGCCATGCAATGAGCTAGATATCTTTCCAAAAGCAGGCTGGAAAATAGTGGAAGCACCTAGACCTGCTAAACCTGACTCGCATATTTTGCGGATAAGTAGCCCTTGGATAAGTATAAATGTGTTATTGTTGGATGACAAAAGAGTAATCGTGGAGAGTTCGGAAGTACCAACACAAAAAGTATGTTTTCtaccttttttaataattagtCGTAAGCCAATGGAAATTCTCAGGAATTAACCTGCCATTACTTTCCGTTAGCATCTTTGGGTATCATAATATAGACAGTAGTCGTGATTCGTGAAAGAATTCACGGGGTCGCCTGCCAGTAAATTATACACTCTGAAAGGAAACCAGAACAAAACTGCGCCCAAtcattttgcacaaaatataGCTTTTATTACAAAGACTAGCTGACTagccaatattatttattttgcgtTTCCTTGAATGTCCAAAACTTAATCGTAACAGCGGGCTGAGCTCTTATTATATACAGTTcaaccgtgtgaccaatccatAAAGGCGTAGTACCCTTTTTcagaaaaactttatcacagctTCAGTTTAAATTGGATTATTGGAAACAGTCTGTTTTTTAACAGCAGGTGAAtggcttagtacaggtaaaccgtgtacCACATGCATAGCTATGGGTGTAACActctttttccaaaaaaaactgtatcacaacttcagtttaaataaaaacacaggtaaCAGCCTGCCGTTACTCGTCTACCTAAAAAATCACACAGCGATTTTATTTTCTAGAATGAATTTTCACGACAGTAATAAAAGGTGCAGCCACCTAACTGCATTAAGTGTAAGGATTACTAATTAAGAAATTTCTTTTGTCAAACTTCATTttactactttcactttttagccagatgcAGCTAAtaaagagctagctagatagccgcAACTCCAACATGAAAATATACAATAATAtaacaaactgaataaaaaagttaaaacgataagaataaataagaatagctatacctagctaacTGGCTTCAGCAGGATACTGCCTTGAGATCTACGTTTGTAGCTAAAATCATAAAACTGATTGGTTTAAGGTTTTACATGGTTAGAGAGCATGATGATATATTCATCTTAACATATAAAAACGCACAGACAATAAATATTCctataaatacaaaatatagagaAGAGGAGATCCGCAAACCTCATACCATAAATTTTCAATCAAAATGGCCCTCGTGAGCTTAATTAATTAGCTTAATCAGGCATATCTCTTGTTTGTTCATAAACGCGTGCTCTAAGTCCAGTTGGAAGATAGCTATCCGAACTTTCAAATGTATTtccagaaataatattctttttaaaatgctGCAAATAAGTACTTCCcctatatttctatttttatttatatttatttctatttttatttataatttagtaATTGCCGCAAATAATCACGAGTTGTTCAATATTTCTGTTTCAAGGTTATTTACTTAGGAAAATAAAGAAGACTGCTGAAATTGCAGTCAACTTATCTCTTTCATATAGGGATAGGTAAACCTAAAGGAAGGGgggtttccgcgaagcgaattAAACGGTGAATTCgccggcgaattgtatctgtgTGTGCatagttttgtttgttatgattttgctTCAAAAAATTTGCTTTGGCGTGAAGTTTCTAAACAGTTTCTAATCTTTAGCGGCGAAATATTTCCctctaaacttttaaacaattaaaacgcaatattcagtgtttattctaaaaaaaaataattattgaaaagaaattaaaatgagtgtttacattcagtattttaaattcATCTCATGCTTTTTGTTTCTCGTGGAAATCAAAAAGATGTTTCGCTtcgtacaaaataaaaaattcgaattttgcgagaattaatGTTTGCCAACACCGAGTTGcgcaaaaacccacgatttttaaaaaattgtttccatTAAGGTACCAATTGTATAATGATGTAAAGAAAATGCAAATGAGTAAGCCGATGATTTAGTACTACTTCTCTTTACAGATGTTTGAATCACTTGGTTTCACCTGCATTAAAGTAAATATGGAGCATGCTAATGTCCTAGGAGGAAGTTTTCACTGCTGGACATGCGATGTAAGAAGAACAGGAGAATTGAAGAGTTATTTTTAGATTcgtcattattttttaacttatttaacATACCAGTTAATTAAAGAAGATATGGAGTGAGAGATGAGTGTTTTTTTCATATGTCAAGGATTTTCTGTTTACAATTATAACATATGTAACATTTCTATGCCAGTGTAAgataaattgtgtcatttattttggtgtttttttctttatctctTACATAACTTCGATACCATTGCAATTGCgacagttaaaaaatttttgtagccATAATGGTCATGAACTTCTAAAAAACTGTGGCTTTTTTAATGGTGACCAAGCACGTAGTATTGTATGTTGCGCTTAATATCCAGGTCTTGATTAAAATTAGCTTGTTTGCTGTTAACATAAGCCTTTTCCAATGCAAGAAAGGACTCCAATGAGGAAATAAAAGTGTGCCAAAGTAGGGACTTGAAATCGCCAAAAACAATGTCGACTCTAAGTGAGATTTCGGAGGTGACGAAAATTTAGGCTATAGCGTCTtcgtttttctttaattttttgcacATCAAACAGTTATGATATGTTGtgcaaaatattttactttCGACAGCATTTTCTGCTGCAGAGCATGCTACCCAAGaatctttcataaaaaaattcttattgttgaaaaatatgaATGCTTTGTGCTTCCCATGTGCCAAATCTTTCTGAAAAAACATGCATTAGCATTTTGTGATTTAAACTCTCATTTTACAGATGCATGAACATATAAAAATGCGGTAAAACTCTATTATAAAGTTCAATGA encodes:
- the LOC130614120 gene encoding glycine amidinotransferase, mitochondrial-like, which codes for MNAEVEILCDILRQEGVIVRRPDIVDHQKEFSTPDFTSIGLEAAMPRDFLLAVGNELIESPMAWRNRFFEYRAYRTLIKEYFSRGAKWTAAPKATMSDELYDPEYQIKSTKDRHELAAQGRFVTTEYEPCFDAADFMRVGKDIFVQRSQVTNMMGIEWMRRHLGEKYNLHVLSFSPPGSMHIDATINTVREGLVIVNPDRPCNELDIFPKAGWKIVEAPRPAKPDSHILRISSPWISINVLLLDDKRVIVESSEVPTQKMFESLGFTCIKVNMEHANVLGGSFHCWTCDVRRTGELKSYF